The region CGCTAGTAGGGTCCTTAACAGTTGAGAAGGTTACAAAAGAATCGCAGTTGCCCTCTCGAGCAGGAAATTCTCCATAATCAACGCTTCTATCCATCGAATAGAGCCAATTTGCCGTTTGATTTTGCGTATCAACAAGCACATAAGAAGCACGACTCTTAATTATATAAAGGCTACCTTTACCTGAAGATATTGCATAAGGTTCACGCTCAATAATGTAAGGATTTTCTCCTGAAGCAGGTAAGATGTACGTTCCCATCTTGCCTAAAAGACCACCTGAGTCATAACTTGCTTCAACGGACACAATAAACTTATCGTCTACACGGCTTGCTGCAAATGGTTTAACAGATTGAGGCATAACTAGCTGGTCAACCTTAGTTTTAAGGTTATCTCCCAGCAGATATGCCGTAACGCCATAATAGGTTCCTTCGGAAGCACGAACTCGGGGAGTAAGAGTAACTACGCCCTTGGAAATAGAGGGTGCAGTAGCAAATCTACCTGGTGATTCAACGGCGTCTGTTCCTTCAGAATCACCCACACGCCACACGTAGCAGTGAGAAGACTCGCGGGTTTTCTCGCCCGAGGAAGAAGGCTGGACAATCCAAACTACCTTATCGTCTCCACAGGCAAACGGTGCAGGGTCCCAGTTTTTATCAGCTTTGTAAAGTACCTTTGCGTCTCCTGTAAGCTTGCCATCAGAAAATGGAGCAGCAAAAAGCTCCCAATCAAAGGTTGTGGTATCCACCTCAACCCAGGCGTAAACGGAATCGGAGCAACGAACATCGTAAATGACCGCAGTAGTATTGTTCATCTGAGCTGTAGGAACAACATCAACAACTTGACCAGACGTCAGCGAAAGAGCAGAACCCTTCACCATTGGCGTAGCAGACGCGCCAGCCGTAGTAACGGGGATCCAATTACCGTCAGCAGGGTGTAGCACGCTTCCTAGAGGAAGTGTCCATGTCTGGCTTGGCTGGACAGAATATTCTGCTGAACTATAGGAGTCCAACACATTAGTGCCAGCAGACTCATCAAGTACCAGAGGTTTTCCTACATCTCCCAAACCTGCTTGGTGAGAGCAACCTTCCGCAATACTAATTGCGCCAGCAACCACCACACTAGCTGCTCCCGTCTTAAAAAAGTTTCGACGAGAAATGTTCCCAAAAAGAGTCACGATTTAGTCCAATTCAAGATGTTCAAGACGGTCAAATAAAACGTGTGAACGAGTGAGGAACGCACGAGGATCAAAGATCTTCTCAAGCTCATCATGGCTCAGCGTACAAGCTGGGTCTGCCTCAAGAAGCCCCTGATAAGATGGTCCTTCCTTGCACTGCTGAATATCTGCCCACACCTTCATAGCGTTAGACTGGACAATCTTGTATGCCTCTTCACGAGTAATACCAGTATTAACCAAAGCAAGAAGAACCTTTGACGAGAAGAGCATGCCGCGTGTCTTATTAAGATTGGCCATCATCTGCTCTGGATATAGAACCATGCCATCAAGCAAAAACTCAAGCTTTGACAACATATGGTCAAGAGCAATAAAGCTGTCTGCTTGAGCAACACGCTCAGCAGAAGAATGACTAATATCACGTTCATGCCAAAGAGCAACGTTATCAAAGGCAACCTGTGCATTGGCTTTGACCACGCGGGACAAACCACAGATTTTCTCAGCAGTAATAGGATTGCGCTTGTGGGGCATAGCGGAAGAACCCTTCTGTCCCTTGCGGAATGGCTCTTCAGCCTCGAGGGTATCGGTCTTTTGTAATGCACGCATCTCGGTTGCAACGCGCTCGCAAGTAGCGGCAACAGTTGCCAGAACACCAGCAAGGTAAGCATGATGGTCACGAGAAATTACCTGGGTTGAAAGAGGGTCGTGAACAAGACCGAGTTTCTCGCAAACGTACTCCTCAACAAAAGGATCAATGGAAGAATAAGTTCCAACAGCGCCAGAAATAGCGCCATAAGCAACGTTTTTACGAGCATCCTTTAGACGATCAAGATCGCGCTTGAACTCCCAAGCCCAACTGCCAAACTTCATACCAAAGGTCATAGGCTCTGCATGAATGCCATGAGTACGACCAACGCAAAGGGTATCGCGCTCCTCAAAAGCACGGCGTTTGCAGATGGCAGCGCAGCGACGAACCGCAGCAATGAGTAGGTCACATGCCTGAGTGAGCTGGTAGCAAAGAGCAGTATCTCCCAGATCTGTTGAGGTCATACCGTAGTGAACCCAACGACTTGGTTTGAGCTTGCCCTCAGGAACCTCAGCATCAATGTAGGAGCCCATGTTAGTTAAAAAAGCAATAACATCATGGTTAGTAACAGCCTCAATCTCGTCTACTTCAGCGCGGTTAAACGCAGCGTGCTCACGAATCCAAGCTGCCTCTTCGCGAGAAATACCAATAACACCAAGCTCAGCCTGTGCTTCGCACGCAAGAACTTCAATCTCCTGCCAAACGGCGTACTTGTTCTCCAAAGAAAAGATGTGGCCCATTTCTTTGCCGGTGTAGCGATCTACCACGATGAGACTCCTTCTGCTTGTAAAAGAAAAGGTCGAGTACCACTATGGTACCCGACCTTTGAATTACCTGGTGGGCCGTTAGGGATTCGAACCCTAGACCTTGGGATTAAAAGTCCCCTGCTCTACCAACTGAGCTAACGGCCCATTATCGGGCGTGGCAATTTTACCACGCAACTAAGATAGTGTAGCAGTTTACTCCCATGCCCATTGTCCATTTACGAAAATTGGTATTTCTTTTCCATCGTCAGAAATTCCCCAAATATTCAAATCGTCTGCACCAATCATAAAATCAACGTGCGTAGTGCTCTGATTAACACCATGGGCCAAGAGCTCATCTGAGTTCATCTCAAGACCGCCTTTCAGACACTCTGGGAAGCCCATTCCAAGAGCCAAGTGACAACTGGCATTCTCATCATACAGAGTGTCATAGAATAAAATACCGCTTTGGCGAATAGGAGTATTCTTAGAGATAAGGGCGCATTCTCCCAGATATTTACCGCCCTTTTGAGAAACAATAGAGGTCAGAACATCTTTGCCTTGCTCAGCGCCGTAATCAACTACCTCACCGTCTTTGAAGGTAAACCAAAAGTTCTTAACAATCTGACCAGCGTGAATCAGAGGTAGCGCAGAATGAACGGTGCCGTTTACCTTGCGATAGTTTGGTGTTGTAAAAACTTCCTCAGTAGGAATATTAGGGAAGAACAACGTTCCATCCTGTGTCTTTCCAGCGCCACCTTCCCAAAGATGTCCTGGATTCATGCCAATAGTCAGGTTAGTTCCATTTGAAGACTCATAGCGAAGCTCTTTAAACTGGTGGGAGTTCATGAAACGCTTGGTCTTCTCAAATGTTGCATTATGAGTCTCCCAAGCACTTTGAGGATCTTCTCCGCTTGCATGAGCAACGTCCAAAATAGCAACCCAAAGCCTGTAAATTGCCTCGGACTCAGAAAGCTCTGGGAAAATTACCTTTGCCCATTCAGCTGCAGGAACACCGGCAATACACCAAACGTTTTTGCCAAAATCCATACCATTTCTAAAAACGTCACATTCCAGATTCCTTGCACGAGAAACAGCAGCTGGCTTCTCTGGATCAATACCTTTTAAACCGTTTGGATCATCAGATGAGAGGAACAAAAATGCTGCGCCCTGCTCCGCTAGAGAATTAAGCTGCTCAATCTTCCAACTTGGCGTCTTAGAAAGACGTGCTAGATCGACGTTTTCATACATGATTCTTGAGGACTCTTGATCGCCCCAAATAACCGTAACAAATTCCGCACCAGCCGCATAAGCTGCTCGTTGAACTCTACGAACAAAATCAGCAATCTCAATTGATGCGTTAATTACCAGCTGACTTCCCTCAGAAATTGCGCATCCCTTCTTCACAAGAAGCTCAGCGTACTTATCAATCTGATCAGACAGAGCATCAAGAGCAATCTTTACCTCTTGGTCTGTCATAGGAATCTGTGTCATGTTCTTCCCTTCAACCATCAATCGCTTAATTCAAGAAACTAAGAGCAAGCTATTCGGCAATATATCCAAAATATTTCCGTTCAACTTCTACCCGAACAGCCTTCTTCACAACGCCAAATTTCAGTCTTGTCCATAAAAAGAGCCCCAAAGGGCTCTTTTGTGTCTTTGGAGCGGGCAACGGGATTCGAACCCGCGGATGATGGCTTGGGAAGCCATTGCCTTACCACTTGGCGATACCCGCAATTATGTAGATTTTATCACAGTATTTTTTGCCATTTAATTGCTTGCTCATCAAATAGATAAAAGTTTGATGTGTAATTTTTTGCCTAGCTGCACGTATACCAAAAATATGCGCCTACAAAAACTTTCTTTGAAAGAAATTAGAAAGCTAGTGGTCAGAATAGGTACAAAGTCACTCTTTAGCATGCTCTCCAACGAAAGGAGCGCTATGCAAAAGTACTTCTGGCGAGAAACCCCCGCACACCACTACCCCACTTCTTATAGACACCTACTCTCCACCCGACAACTCAACCTTCCTCGGGCAAAACTACTTGGCGGAGATCCAATCATGCCAAGTATCTTTCCTTCTGTAGGACATGCGGGTCTGCGATTGCGTCTAGCAGATAGGTTTACTCGCAAACCTGAGGCTCCCCCATAAAGAAAAAGACCGGTAAAACACCGGTCTCTCAAGCGAGCTGCTTTGTTACAACATGATTAGTTCACACTATGATGTAGCGCAGGGTTCTTAGATAAGCACTCATTACAAATACCTGTAAAGCACAAGGCGTAAGAGTCAATCTCACCACAAGAATCCTTGGTAAGGCTAGTAAGATCCTTCAGAACAGGTCCATCTACATCAAAGACGCGACCGCACTCATGACACTGAAAGTGGGCATGCTCAGTTGTAGTTGGATCAAAACGGGAGATATTATCGCCAGTATTAACAACCTGGAGCTCACCTGCATCAACAAGCTGCATAAGGTTACGATAAACGGTTCCAAGAGAGATGTTCGGTAACTCCTCTCTTACTGCCGCATACACGCTATCTGCTGTTGGATGATCATGGCGACCTTCCATATATGTCCGAATTGCCTCACGCTGCTTACTGTAACGCACGATAACCTCATTAAATAGTAAGTGTTACTGATTATTAGATACGTTAACACTAAATATCTATATGTTGCAACAAAAGCTCACGTTTATGTATCAAGAAAACCTCGTCATACACAATCTACCTCTGATTTTTCAGTTTGGAGGCACGTATGTTTATCACAAAATCCTCAAAACCTAAGGAAAAAATAACTGCGCAGAAACGCTCTCTTGCTTCTGCTTTTCACTTTTGGTTTATTCCCCTATTGATTGGAGGACTTTTACTTAGCCATCTTTTACTAAAGCCTGCTCATAAACTTGCCTTTGCCCAAGATCCTTCTTTTACTGTTGCCCAAAGAGAAGACTTCCCCGGTGGACAACAAATTCCCATGTGGACTGCTAGCGATGGCACTTATCTCTACTGTGGAGACGAGTTTAATCACTACGGCGCATGGCCAGGAGCAACTGGAAGTATAGTTGACCCACAATCTTATACAAAACTTACTTCAGCTACCGGCGCTCGTGGTGGAACTTATACAGATGAGCAACTTCGAGCTATTGACTACATCATTTATCACGGAGCTACTGCTTCCCAAGAGAAAGACGTTTATGGCTATACGGGCTGGAAGGCGCGAGCTATCACACAGTTTGCGCTTTGGGCTGTTATGCGCGGTGAAGCTCATACCCTTGCGGTTAGCGTCCCTCAAGAAGAACTCCATCAACCAATCGAGAGATTCTACACCGATGCTGTGAACTACGCCCACAATAACAGCGGCGGTCCAGAGAACGGGATTGCAAAGCTTTTTGTACCCGCAGGTGACAAACAGGTCCTATTTTTCTTCGGAGAACAATCTGGCTCTCTCAAGATTACTAAAAACTCCTTATTGCCTGCTATTACTTCCAATAATGAGCATTACGCCTTAGAAGGCGCTGTCTACGAAGTATATTCCGATGAAGGTTGTACCAATCTTCTTGGTAGTCTCACACTTGATGCATCTGGATCCGCAACAATCGACGGACTGCCTGTTGGATGTGTATATGTAAAAGAAACCTCTGCTCCAAAAGGTTTTCTTCTTGATCCAACCGTTCACACCGTAGAAATAAAAAACCAAGAAGAAAGCACTCTCGCGGTTACCGATACTCCTATCGGGGACTTCAATCTACACATTTCAAAACAAGACTTCGACCACAGTGCCAACCTCGATGAGGGCAACCAAGCAGAGCAACAGGGTACTTCTCCCCAAGGAAACGCAACGCTACAAGGTGCACTTTTTAAAGTAACCTATAGCGGATCCTCCGAAACAACGTTAAGAACATGGGTTTTTTCGACCGACGCTCAAGGCTTTACTTCTTTTGATGCAGACCACAAGGTTTCTGGAGATGACCTCTTTACTCTTGACGAGAAACCCTGGCTTCCTCTGGGGTATTATCAAATCGAAGAAATTCAAGCACCTAAAGGTTATAAACTTCCAGAACTTTCATTTCAAACTTGGAAACTATCAAGCCAAAATGGGAATCTGGTCTGGACAAACGTTTCTAGTGGAAAAGAGAGTTCTTCGTCTGAGCACTCCTTTATTTTTAAAGATGAAGTAATAAGAGGGAATCTTAAGATTAAGAAAATTGGACACACTTCTCTAAGTTCATCCGATGGTTATTCTGAAATAAAAGAAATGCCAAGTCTAAAGGGTGCCAAAATTGAACTTACTAATAACTCCACTCAACCTGTTTTTTATCAAGATAAATGGATTGCTCCTCACGAAGTTGTCACTACAGTAGAAACAGATGAATCTGGCGTTGCTGCAATTAAAGACCTTCCATTTGGTTCCTATTCACTTAAAGAAGTACTAGCTCCAGCAGGTTACTCTCTCAATACAGAATGGAATCCAACGGTTACCCTTACTTCTGAAGAGACTATAGAAGCGCCCGAACTCATTGATGAGAGAATTGCTCTACAAACAATGCTTGTAGACACTTCGGGATCCAAAACTCCCAAATATACTGAAATATTAAATCTTGTTGATCACATCAAATATGAAGGTCTCACTCCAGGAGAAGAGTATGAAATTACTGGAGAACTCTATGAAACAAAACAAGTCCAAGAAGGTGCAGCAGAACCCATCGCTCGCGGGACTGTCCGTTTTAAAGCTTCTACCTCATCGGGAGAAGCCGCTGTTCCTTTTTCTGTAAGAACTACTTCTCTTGAGGGTAAAGAAGTTACTGCCTACGAAACAATCTCAAAAGATGGAGAAAAGGTTGCTTCACATACCGACAGCCACTCTGAAGCTCAGACTATTCGTGTAGCCCCTAAGCCCCATCTTCCCGAAACGGCAGATAATGCTTACGAAATTCCTCTTTTATTCGCTCTGGCAGGCGCGTTACTCATTGGATGTACTCATTTATTTGCTACAAAAATAAGACGGCTTTTTTGATTATGTAATCTCCTCTTAAAACTAAAACAAAGAAGGGGTAGAAATCTCTACCCCTTCTTAAAAACCTGTACTGATTGCTTGTTCGTTTATGAGCGTCTAATAAGCTCGGTAACAAGGGCTGCAGCGTCAGCACACTGATCAGCACTAACGTTCTCACGAACATCAGAGGCAGTGCGGCTAAACGCAGGAAGACCGTCCTCATTCATTCCCATCAAAGTAACAGAACGAACTGAATTCTGCATTGCAGGAGTTGCATCAGTGGTTCCCCAGTCAAATGAACTCTGCTCAACATCAATATGAAGATCAGTCGCAATAGTAGAAAGGAGTCGAGTCATTCTACGATCAGCACGACGAACGTTACCAATTCCCTCATTCTTAAGAATAGAGAGCGAACCAGCGCCAACACAATCAAGGTTGATGAGGAAAGCACCACGAATATCAGTTCTGTGCTTTGCAAGGAACTCTCTCATGCCTGCGTGATCAAAATCAGATGCACCAAGCGCAACAAACCAAATGTCATGCGAAATGAGCTCATCATCAGAAAGTGAAAGAACGGCATTACGAAGATCGTCCTCAGAAATAGCAGATACATCCTCAGAGTCATCTTCTTCACGATTTTCTGCAGATGGAGTTGCTCCTCCCTTCCAGTCATCTGATGGCCCATCGTTGCGTCCAAAAAGCCTGAAAGAACGACGCTTGGCCTCAGGAGTCTTTGCGTCTTGTGTCTCCGTTAGACTCTCATCAGCTGAAATGGTGTCAAATGGACCCTCCGCATCTTCTGTTTCAGGAGTAGGTGCAGGTGTTGAAGCTGGAACATAATGAGGAGCTGGTTCAGAAGATGGAGCCAGTGGATCAACAGCATCGCCAGAAGGATCGGGTAGGTCGAAAAGTGACGCGCGACGAGCAAAATCGTTTTTAGAATGGAGCTCATGCGCTTCTCCAGGCTGTACTAATGTTGCGTTTGCATCTGCAGACTCATGAACCTGCTTCATGGTTGCATTAAGTTCATCATCAACAGAGTCATAAACAACAGTATTGTCAGATGCAGCATCCTCAGCCTGTTCTTCTTCTGTTGTGGCATTTACAGCTTCCGCAACATCATCAAGAGATGCGGTCTGACTGGCACCAGTAGTGTCATAAGCAACGTAGCTTACTTCGCAATCCTTAGGAAGAATGCCCAATGAATTGAGAACTTCCTCGCCATGACGAACGCCTTCCACCTCATCAGGCTCTGGGATAAGCGCAGCAGCATCTCCTGCAAAGTGATGAATAACCTCAGGACGATGTCCAGTAGGACGAACGTTTTCGAGAATGCCAAGAAGAGCCGCAACTGAAGACTTATTGTTGTTTGCGCCGATAGTACATGGTGCAAAACGCTCTGCGATAGTTGCAATAGATAGCGCAACAAGCGGAAGAGCTGCAAGAATACCAACAATCCAGAAAAAGATACGAACTGAATCAGGAAGGAAACGAAGAATCTGAACAAAAGTAGCAACAAATACAGCAACTACACACCAACGTGCATACCTTTGTGCAAGAGGTACGTACTTCGCAACAGGAGACTCAACAAGGAAGTTGGTATGTGGAGAATCATAATGAGCAACGATTACGATTGGACGATTGCCTTTTGCAACAAGCTCACCGGTAGCCTCATGCTTAGCGACAACATTCTGACTTCTAATGGAAGATCCAAATGTACCGAGAACGTCATTACCAAAATACTTAAGACAAGTGAGTGCACCAAAACCAACAACAAGCAAAACACCAAAAACAATGAGTGCTACGTTACTAGTTCCTGCAAAAATAATGCCAATGAAGAGGAAAATTAGATAGACTGAATAGCCAAGACTCTTAATAGACTTAGCATCAAATTCTTCAATGGTTGCTTCAAGTCCGTGAATTTTCATTTCTTCAGCAATAGTTTGAGCAGCCTGAAGCTCCTCTTGGCTACCGGCAGGAGCAATATCAATTTGCTCGTCTAGATAGTCAACATAGTCATGTGTAATGGCCATACTGCGTCCTTCGTTGGCATGTCTTCTGACAGGTTTCATATATACGTCATTAGTATACGTCTTATATCGAAATATAGCGGTTAAAGTGTATTTTTACACCCAAATTTAGAAATTCTGCACTAAATATCAAAAACTTTCGTATATGTTTAGAAAGATTTGAGTTCAACTAGCAAAAAGCAGGCGGTGAATATGACTCCAAACGGTAAAACTCTAGGTAATAATGAGCTAGGTGCCTGGAGGGTTTTCTCGCTATTTATGTTGTTACTCCAAAAAGGGCCTTTGCCCTCTTCAGAGTTATATACAGCGGTTTACTCTGACTTATCTACTGATTCTGCTTTAAGAACGTTTTCAAGAGATCGTGCTATTCTGAAGCAACTTGGATTTGCAATCACTGAAGTAAAAACAGGAAAAGAAAAGTCTTTCTATCTTTCGGAATCAAACTTCTTTGGATCCTCCTGCGACTTAAGCGATAAAGATGCCAATCAGCTGCTTGTTATCTGCAGCGCAATTCTGACTGATACAACATTTGTATATCAAAAGGAATTAAGAAATGCTCTCTCTAAAATTGTTGGCAACTTTTATTCCTCAGACTCAGACGAGTCAGACAATCAAAAACCTAGTGCTTTTTCTCAGAGCAAGGTTTTTCCTATTCTTTACGAATCACTCAGCTCTAAACAACTGGTAAAGATTACATATACAGATTCACAGAGCCAAGTTAAGCAAAGGCTTCTTGGTGTTTTGGACTTTTTTGTTTCACAGGGGCTTCTATATTTTGTGGCTAAAGATTTTTCACACAACATAAAGACCGCTCGAATCAAAACCTTCCGCGTTAGCCGTGTTATAGATGCTGCGATTCTTAAAAACGAATCCTTCTCTATACCGGTAGATTTTGACTCAAAAAACTACAATCTTCTCGATTTCCAACTCGGAGCACAGACTGGTACTCTTGCTGCGTTTGTCCCTAAAAACATACTCTCTGCTTTTGAACATTTCTCACAAGGCCAAGGTGACGTTGAGCTCCTCTCTAATGGCGCTCTGTGGACCGTCGTTTACGCTCATGAAGACGCTGCGCTATCTTGGATTCTTGCTCATGGATTAATTCCAAGGTCACCGAAGTCTCTTCTCTCAAAATGGAAAGAGTCTTTAAGCGAGGTTGCCAATGGCTGTTAAAAATACTTCTTTAGGTAGAAAAAACATATCGTCGCTTGTCTATAAACTTGTGCTGCTTGCTGCTGCACTTAGAGATTCTTTTGACTCAGTTGAGTTAAATGCAGTCCAATCTCGATTTGATATATCCACTGAAGAGGCCACCGTTCTTATGGAGCTCTTACAGCTCACAGGCGAGAATGGCTATCTTCCCCTCCCTCTTACTGAAGACCAAGATACTCTAACTCTTGTTGGAGAGTCTCCTTTTAAAACTCGTAGGCTTGTTCTAACAAAAGAGGAAGTTTTAGCACTTAAAGAGGCTTTTACAGCACTCGCTTTACCCAAAGAAAGTATATTTTGGAAACTGATTAAGTCTCCATATGCACCAAGCTCTGTTTTGAGCAACTCCTCATCTACGTCTCTTGTTACTAAAAGTTATTCCGAAGAAGTAGATGTTTTTCTCACCTGTTCAAATGCAATTGCAGAATCACAAGTTATTTCATTTGAGTATCACTCTGAGCTAACGGCCGAAGAAACTCAATATGATAAAAACTTTGCTATTAATCAAAGAGAAATTCTTCCCCACCATCTGTTATACGGAGAAAATGGTTGGCTTATCGAGGGAATTGACTTAAATCTGAAGCAACAGAGAGTCTTTAGACTCAATCGTATGAGACGCATTGAAACGCACCCCGCTTCGTTAATACAACGAAAACTTGTAGAAAATGTAAAAGAGGCTGTCCCGCAGGAAAAGACTCAGATAGTAAGACTTGTCTTCCTTGATAAAAACGCGCTTATGCAATATTCGTGGCCAGGACTCAAAACGGTCAGAAATCAACGCAATGCTGCAGAAATTAAAGCAACTATTCCCTACTACGGTGGAACATGGCTTCTGCAAAGGCTGATAGCCCTCAAAGGAAAAGTAAGAACCGAAGATGAGACTGTGATGCAAGCAATGCACAATTATGCTGCGTCTTTGCTTGCTGCAGAAGAACAGCTTTAGGTCGAACTATCCGAATCAGCAAATGTTCTACCTGCTTAATCGTTGGTTGTTCGTTTAACAGGTTGGCTGATTATCTGGTTAGACGGCTAGAAGACTGATACTACGCGTCGTGTTCTTCTCGCCACTTAGCAATCTGTCCAGAGATGTTCTTTGTTGAGACACATTGATAGTTCTTGTTAGGTAACGATTTCAAAAACGAACTGCCATATCGCTTAGATACCAGTCTTGAATCAGCAAGTACTAAAACGCCCTTGTCCTCAGCACTCCTGATGAGACGACCAGCTGCCTGTTTTGTTGCAATTACTGCCTCTGGCAGAGAATAACGCCACCACGCACGGTCTTCTCGCACCTCACGCTCTTTGACCAGTGGCTCATTAGGGCTTGCGAACGGAAGTTTAGGGATCACCACGCACCTAAGCGTGTCCCCCGCAGCATCAAATCCCTCCCAAAATGATTTAAGAGCAAACAGCGAGAGGTTCTTTTCGGCTAGGAACTTTTCACGAATGCGCCGTGCGGAAGAAGATCGCTCCTGGCAAGCAAGAGTGAGGCCATACTCGCTCAAACGTGGTTCCAGCGCTTCGTAAAGACGCTCCATATCGCGCCTGTTAGTAAAGA is a window of Lancefieldella parvula DSM 20469 DNA encoding:
- a CDS encoding helix-turn-helix transcriptional regulator, with amino-acid sequence MPSSELYTAVYSDLSTDSALRTFSRDRAILKQLGFAITEVKTGKEKSFYLSESNFFGSSCDLSDKDANQLLVICSAILTDTTFVYQKELRNALSKIVGNFYSSDSDESDNQKPSAFSQSKVFPILYESLSSKQLVKITYTDSQSQVKQRLLGVLDFFVSQGLLYFVAKDFSHNIKTARIKTFRVSRVIDAAILKNESFSIPVDFDSKNYNLLDFQLGAQTGTLAAFVPKNILSAFEHFSQGQGDVELLSNGALWTVVYAHEDAALSWILAHGLIPRSPKSLLSKWKESLSEVANGC
- a CDS encoding Fur family transcriptional regulator yields the protein MRYSKQREAIRTYMEGRHDHPTADSVYAAVREELPNISLGTVYRNLMQLVDAGELQVVNTGDNISRFDPTTTEHAHFQCHECGRVFDVDGPVLKDLTSLTKDSCGEIDSYALCFTGICNECLSKNPALHHSVN
- a CDS encoding aminopeptidase; protein product: MTQIPMTDQEVKIALDALSDQIDKYAELLVKKGCAISEGSQLVINASIEIADFVRRVQRAAYAAGAEFVTVIWGDQESSRIMYENVDLARLSKTPSWKIEQLNSLAEQGAAFLFLSSDDPNGLKGIDPEKPAAVSRARNLECDVFRNGMDFGKNVWCIAGVPAAEWAKVIFPELSESEAIYRLWVAILDVAHASGEDPQSAWETHNATFEKTKRFMNSHQFKELRYESSNGTNLTIGMNPGHLWEGGAGKTQDGTLFFPNIPTEEVFTTPNYRKVNGTVHSALPLIHAGQIVKNFWFTFKDGEVVDYGAEQGKDVLTSIVSQKGGKYLGECALISKNTPIRQSGILFYDTLYDENASCHLALGMGFPECLKGGLEMNSDELLAHGVNQSTTHVDFMIGADDLNIWGISDDGKEIPIFVNGQWAWE
- the purB gene encoding adenylosuccinate lyase; the protein is MVDRYTGKEMGHIFSLENKYAVWQEIEVLACEAQAELGVIGISREEAAWIREHAAFNRAEVDEIEAVTNHDVIAFLTNMGSYIDAEVPEGKLKPSRWVHYGMTSTDLGDTALCYQLTQACDLLIAAVRRCAAICKRRAFEERDTLCVGRTHGIHAEPMTFGMKFGSWAWEFKRDLDRLKDARKNVAYGAISGAVGTYSSIDPFVEEYVCEKLGLVHDPLSTQVISRDHHAYLAGVLATVAATCERVATEMRALQKTDTLEAEEPFRKGQKGSSAMPHKRNPITAEKICGLSRVVKANAQVAFDNVALWHERDISHSSAERVAQADSFIALDHMLSKLEFLLDGMVLYPEQMMANLNKTRGMLFSSKVLLALVNTGITREEAYKIVQSNAMKVWADIQQCKEGPSYQGLLEADPACTLSHDELEKIFDPRAFLTRSHVLFDRLEHLELD
- a CDS encoding WYL domain-containing protein, encoding MAVKNTSLGRKNISSLVYKLVLLAAALRDSFDSVELNAVQSRFDISTEEATVLMELLQLTGENGYLPLPLTEDQDTLTLVGESPFKTRRLVLTKEEVLALKEAFTALALPKESIFWKLIKSPYAPSSVLSNSSSTSLVTKSYSEEVDVFLTCSNAIAESQVISFEYHSELTAEETQYDKNFAINQREILPHHLLYGENGWLIEGIDLNLKQQRVFRLNRMRRIETHPASLIQRKLVENVKEAVPQEKTQIVRLVFLDKNALMQYSWPGLKTVRNQRNAAEIKATIPYYGGTWLLQRLIALKGKVRTEDETVMQAMHNYAASLLAAEEQL
- a CDS encoding SpaA isopeptide-forming pilin-related protein gives rise to the protein MFITKSSKPKEKITAQKRSLASAFHFWFIPLLIGGLLLSHLLLKPAHKLAFAQDPSFTVAQREDFPGGQQIPMWTASDGTYLYCGDEFNHYGAWPGATGSIVDPQSYTKLTSATGARGGTYTDEQLRAIDYIIYHGATASQEKDVYGYTGWKARAITQFALWAVMRGEAHTLAVSVPQEELHQPIERFYTDAVNYAHNNSGGPENGIAKLFVPAGDKQVLFFFGEQSGSLKITKNSLLPAITSNNEHYALEGAVYEVYSDEGCTNLLGSLTLDASGSATIDGLPVGCVYVKETSAPKGFLLDPTVHTVEIKNQEESTLAVTDTPIGDFNLHISKQDFDHSANLDEGNQAEQQGTSPQGNATLQGALFKVTYSGSSETTLRTWVFSTDAQGFTSFDADHKVSGDDLFTLDEKPWLPLGYYQIEEIQAPKGYKLPELSFQTWKLSSQNGNLVWTNVSSGKESSSSEHSFIFKDEVIRGNLKIKKIGHTSLSSSDGYSEIKEMPSLKGAKIELTNNSTQPVFYQDKWIAPHEVVTTVETDESGVAAIKDLPFGSYSLKEVLAPAGYSLNTEWNPTVTLTSEETIEAPELIDERIALQTMLVDTSGSKTPKYTEILNLVDHIKYEGLTPGEEYEITGELYETKQVQEGAAEPIARGTVRFKASTSSGEAAVPFSVRTTSLEGKEVTAYETISKDGEKVASHTDSHSEAQTIRVAPKPHLPETADNAYEIPLLFALAGALLIGCTHLFATKIRRLF
- a CDS encoding M28 family peptidase → MAITHDYVDYLDEQIDIAPAGSQEELQAAQTIAEEMKIHGLEATIEEFDAKSIKSLGYSVYLIFLFIGIIFAGTSNVALIVFGVLLVVGFGALTCLKYFGNDVLGTFGSSIRSQNVVAKHEATGELVAKGNRPIVIVAHYDSPHTNFLVESPVAKYVPLAQRYARWCVVAVFVATFVQILRFLPDSVRIFFWIVGILAALPLVALSIATIAERFAPCTIGANNNKSSVAALLGILENVRPTGHRPEVIHHFAGDAAALIPEPDEVEGVRHGEEVLNSLGILPKDCEVSYVAYDTTGASQTASLDDVAEAVNATTEEEQAEDAASDNTVVYDSVDDELNATMKQVHESADANATLVQPGEAHELHSKNDFARRASLFDLPDPSGDAVDPLAPSSEPAPHYVPASTPAPTPETEDAEGPFDTISADESLTETQDAKTPEAKRRSFRLFGRNDGPSDDWKGGATPSAENREEDDSEDVSAISEDDLRNAVLSLSDDELISHDIWFVALGASDFDHAGMREFLAKHRTDIRGAFLINLDCVGAGSLSILKNEGIGNVRRADRRMTRLLSTIATDLHIDVEQSSFDWGTTDATPAMQNSVRSVTLMGMNEDGLPAFSRTASDVRENVSADQCADAAALVTELIRRS